In the genome of Myxocyprinus asiaticus isolate MX2 ecotype Aquarium Trade chromosome 45, UBuf_Myxa_2, whole genome shotgun sequence, the window gagacagaatgcatctccttcctgagcagtgtgatggctgcatggtcccatggtgtttatacttgcgtactattgtttgtacagatgaacgtggtaccttaaggcatttggaaattgctcccaaggatgaaccagacttgtggaggtccacagttttttttttctgaggtcttggctgatttcttttgattttcccatgatgtcaaggtacgaggcactgagtttgaaggtaggccttaaaatacatccacaggtacacctctaattgactccaattagccagttggcctatcagaatctaattggctaattgcctaaacaatgtctgtaaacaattgttggaaaaattactcatgtcatgcacaaagtagatgtcctaaacaactctagtttgctaatatgaaatctgtagagtggttaaaaaattagttttaatggcttcaacctaggggcctgggtagctcagcgagtaaagacactgactaccacccctggagttgcaagagttgctgagtgactccagccaggtctcctaagcaaccaaattggcccagttgctagggagggtagagtcatatggggtaacctcctcgtggtcgctataatgtggttctcgctcttggtggggcacgtggtgagttgttcttggatgccacagagaatagtgtgaagcctccacacacgctatgtttccctggtaatgcgctcaacaagccatgtgataaaatgtgcagattgacggtctcaaacgcggaggcaactgagattcgtcctccgccacctggattgaggcgagtcactacgccaccacgaggacttagagcacattgggaattgggcattccaaattggggagaaaatgggagaaaaaaagactttagcctaagtgtatgtaaacttctgacttcaactgtatatgtttaaTACCGTCACACCTACATACTACTCAACTACAGCATGCAGTGTTTATATTTTGCATCTTATCAATAGGGTGCAACAGTGCAAGCCGACATTTTCAGCCAACTTGGTGCCGAAAGTATTTttcctatttatttgtttttatgggGATTTCCTAAAATCCTTCATCAAGGAAATCTAAGACATGatacaaaccaaccagctctgagatgaatcacattacaaactttgcTTTGAAACAAAATAGCATTTGAAaatcatgctaaaaaaaacaaaaaacaaaaaaaaaacaaaaaaaaaaaaaaaaaacacaagactgTGTTCTTAACATCTTTCataagggcatgaactacaatcccataaagcatttttaattatataactgAATTACAAGCGGTGTAAAAATATTACAACTATTGTTTTAAagctgttgattataaatataaaaacaaatttttttattttattgcaatatattcagatatatgccAATATAAGAAGTTTGAAAGTAAATAGAGAGACCGACTCAATTTGTCACTCACAGCGCGTCAGGGGATTGTAGGGTCGCTGCAGAGCTTTGTTGACTGCaactctctgattggttgatctttTCTCTTCACAATCATGGGGAGTGTatttcttcaccaggaatttcactattataaactatttttataaaatgttgaaattatgtgaactgatggcttcaacagaagcatacaccaacctcggagctcacagtaggtctgtctttaaaggtttattggttattattaaaaataaatttgcctAGGGAGAAAATATATGATATTTTTACTCCCAGAATCTGGATGTACAgtagcaatatactgtataaccagAGCACACATCATGAAATAGTGTTTCCTACAACACAATGTGCTCAGCTTGACCTTCCATTTAagtgaaacagtatctaccacgATTTTCAACACCTCTATCTCGAATCATTATTTGAATGTATTgctaaaagtaaaaacaaaagatgatAATCAGgtatgcacatgcacacaaacatttgctcagctatctaaatggggacataccaaaGACTTCTATTGGTTTTATATAAAGATAACTATATTTGCTATAAATTAACCCTAACCCACATCTAAACGGAACcctaacagaaaactttttgcataataagaattttaaaaatcattattttatttatcgtTTTTCAAAATGTGGGCATCCCAAAATGTCCCAAAGGAGGTTTTGTCTGATTAATCTAACTTTtgggtagagttggggtactcaagttcggactcggactcgagtccgtgtcacgagtccaattttaatggacttggacttgtcacagactcggatgcatttttcactcggacttgacttggactctatGGTCTTTCGGACttggttttatttgtatttttttactgtatgtcacaagaaatatcaaaataaatgttaatttagaaACTTTAAAAATATTCATCATAGAACAGGTGTATACAAGTGAAACTGGAATAACTCAGAACTTTTAAACTGATGGTTTTGAAAAAAAGTACAATGtatgggagtttgactaattgcacaataaataaaaccattttaattataaattaagaCACAATTAGTTAATCTTTCTTTAATGGTACAGACAAATTATAACAAAAAGTTACTGTATATTAAGCTTTCATATTGGTATTTTAACATTGCAGTTACAATGTGACAATATTTAAGTATGTTGTCAAATCACTTTTAAAACTCATTACATCTATGTAGGCTATTTTATatgacttaaaggattagttcacccaaaaatgatcattttctcatgatttactcatctttaagccatccctgatgtgtatgtctttccttcttcagcagaaccgaaattaagatttttacaagcacatttcagctctgtatgtccaaacaatgaaagcgaatgggtgccatgacggtgctggctgtttgatggtccaaaagcatatttaggcagcataaaagtcaaccacacgactccagtcaatcaattaatgtcttctgaagcaaatcaataggtttgtgtaaaaaatacatcGATAATCTGCAGAAAAATGCAAAGTTGTGAAAAGGGAAGATAGTCCacaaatttataatatatatatatatacacacacacacacacacacacacacactggtgtatatttgtgtttgcaaaaaaagaaacagctttctctagaaactcatcagtcaatcattgttttgaggaatgaaggatatacagtgctcgaaattgccaaaaactgaagatttatacaaaggtgtacactacagtcttcaaagactaaggacaactggctctaacaaggacgccagatgtaccaatttctttccatgagagcaaaatctgtacattattccaaacttttggctgcctgtgtatatatattcaactgatcacaatgtatagtacagtcttcattcctcaaaacaatgattgactgatgagtttctagagaaagctgtttcttttttgccatttttgacctaatattgaccttaagacatgccagtctattgcatactgtggtaactcaaaaacaaacttaaagacaatgttaagcttcatttaatgaaccagatagctttcaactgtgtttgatataatggcaagtgattttctaggaccaaattagcaatttagcatgattactcaaggagaaggtgttggagtggtggctgctggaaatggggcctgtctagatttgatcaaaattgacttttttgatggtgctgttttttatatcagtaatgtcctgactatactttgtgatcagttgaatgccattttggtgaattaaagtaccaatttccttctgaaactgcaaaatctgtacattattccaaaattttggccacctaatatatatatatatatatatatatatatatatatatatatatatatatatatatatatatatactgcaatgCTCAAGCTCTCCTACTAAAGCTGAACCTTTTATAAATCCCAACATAAGCTACAGCTTGAATTCACCCTTGGACAAGATCATTTGATCATCTTGGCCTCTACACTGGCTGCTACAGCAAAATCTTACAGATTAAAAATGTCTGTTGATAATTTCTAAAGCTCTTAATATTCATCTTTATTTGTGTATTCACCAGATGTGGTCATAGTGACAATGTAAGAGAGAATAATAAATGTCAGACAGTCTCTCTGTCCTAAACACATTGTGTTTGATCAACTTCAAACAAACAAGAGATAGATAAAGAGAGGGCCTCTGATAACCACCAATCACGCTCCCCTTTACCTTTAAAAATTAACAGCGGAAATCACCAAATATCTTCAGTGGCAAATCAGATGAGGGATTTTCAATTTTCTCCATAAATATCAAGAGAAAAGGACTCCCCTTATAAAGAAACTTTACTGAAGAAAGCCACTCAAGTTAGATACTTCGATACTGATTGTGGAGAGAGGAAACACTTCAAAGTACCTACAGCCTCTTAATCTGTCATCTGCAGAGAAGAGATACAAGCAATGATAACTAAATGCTGACGAATAACACTGATAACAACTCTGAGTTTACacattaaaaatagtttttttttttttttaacctacatGAAATTCTACCAACAATTTGTATGTGATTGTAAAAATGTGCAGGGAGCAAATGAATACTGGCAAATGCCTGCCAATAAAAATAACTGCTCCTCTACAATATGCCGAGAAAGAGTAATGCAGTTTTAAAACAAAGCAAATTTAACCAATAATACCATCGTGCTGATATTCGATACAACAGCTCTCCATCTCCTGCTATATACAGTCTGAGAATAATGATGAGCACACATTAGTTTAATCATCTTTACTGCTCCCTCATAAACTGAAGAAACTGGATAACTCACAGCAGttctaaagaaagagagagagagaccgatcAAACACGTTCTGATGATTTGTTAGAGTGAAAGTGTAGAGAAGCCTCACAAACGCCAGAGAAGAGATACATACACggatgaaccaaaacattatgaccactcacaggtgaagcgaataacactgatcatcttctaacaaggccacatgtcaaggtctggatagattagatggtaagcagacAATCAGtcctcgtagtcaacgtgttgaatgcaagaGAAATAGGTAGGAGTAaagatctgagcaactttgacatgggccaaattattatggccagacgactggatcagaacatctctgaaacagcaaggcttgtggggtgctcccagtcagcagtggtgagtttacagacagtggtccgaggaaggACAAActacaaaccggtgacagggcgttgggcgcccaaggctcatcgaaggctatcccgtctggtccaaaaCGACAGAAGgactactgtggcacaagtcacaaatttttttaatgatggttatgggaggaatatgtcacaacacacagtgcatcgcaccctgctgcgtatggggctgcgttgCTGCACACagagtcctgttttctttaacatcacgtggatgatttttgtttttggcaccattctgagtaaactttagagactgttgtgtgtgaaaatcccaggagatcagcagttacagaaatacacaaaccagcccatctggtaccaacaatcatgcaatgctcgaaattactgagatcaaattttttccccattctgatggttggggAAGACCtttaacttaagctcctgacctgtatctgatttattttatgcattgtatctgatttattttatgcattgcactgctgccacatgattggctgattagataattgcatgaataatgtaggtgtacaggtgtacctaataaagtggtcagtgattgtgtgtgtgtgtgtgtatatatataaatattatatatatatatatatatatatatacactatattgccaaaagtattcgctcacctgcctttagacgcatatgaacttaaatgacatcccattctgaatccatagggtttaatatgaggtcggcccaccctttgcagctataacagcttcaactcttctgggaaggctttccacaaggtttaggagtgtgtttatgtgaatttttgaccattcttccagaagcgcatttgtgaggtcagacactgatgttggacaagaaggcctggctcgcagtcttcgctctaattcatcccaaaggtgctctatcgggttgaggtcaggactctgtgcaggccagtcaagttcttccacaccaaactcgctcatccatgtctttatggaccttgctttgtgcactggtgcgcagtcatgttggaacaggaaggggccatctccaaactgttcccacaaagttgggagcatggaattgtccaaaatctcttggtatgctgaagcattcagatttcctttcactggaactaagggccaagcccagctcctgaaaaacaaccccacaccataatcccccttcaccaaacttcacagttggcacaatgcagtcagacaagtaccgttctcctggcaaccgccaaacccagactcgtccatcagattgccagatggagaagcgtgattcgtcactccagagaacgcgtctccactgctctagagtccagtggcggcgtgctttacaccactgcatccgacgctttgcattgcacttggtgatgtatggcttggatgcagctgctcggccatggaaacccattccatgaagctctctatgcactgttcttgagctaatctgaaggccacatgaactttggaggtctgtagcgattgactctgcagaaagttggtgacctctgcgcactatgcgcctcagcatccgctgaccccgctctgtcattttacgtggcctaccacttcgtggctgagttgctgtcattcccaatcgcttccactttgttgtaataccactgacagttgactgtggaatatttagtagcgaggaaatttcacgactggacttgctgcacaggtggcatcctatcacattaccacgctggaattcactgagctcctgagagcggcccattctttcacaaatgtttgtagaagctgtctgcatgcctaggtgcttcattttatatacctgtggccatggaagtgattggaacacctgaattcaattatttggatgggtgagcgaatacttttggcaatatagtgtatatatatatatatatatatacacacacagttgcaatctaaattattcaacccccaaagacagtaaggatttacaaaggtaagcttttctgatgacccagaatttttaaattttacatctatatcagttgagtgacacattcaaagtcgtagtgtgaatatacagtataacttaatatttctaaatagcaggatttttttttttttttaattacagccatgtcataattattcaacccttattgcatgtagctgtttcttaaatatgtaaggctacacaagtaattgttttaaaacaaaattaagtcatcagtctgcaatggcacttatttaagttttttaatttaagtttagcattgtaaacaaaaatgtatttctatgcaaaaaaatgcaattagaaataagctgtctcaaaagctaatagaggagattatttcattacacaagaaaggtcatggctaaaagtacatttccaaggcacttcaatttccaatagacaaagttggcagcaccattcatacattttttaaataaggtacaacagcaaccttcttggggtgtggaagaaagcaaaacttcaccaagggaaatgttgacttgaatattcaagaagtaattaggaaagacctgtggagtcctggaagaaggttttatagacatatgacactaaactaaaatgagttttagacccatgggtcagcagtatgtctggagtaagatgacaaggtgatgacaagaacgacaccatccccacagtcaagcatggaggtgggtcagtcctgttatgggggtgttttgtggctgcaggaaacggctatcctgactatgtgactgacaccatggattctttcaggtatcaggccattttggcatgaaaaatgcgatgccttcagtgtgtaattgaagctcggtgatcactggactttccagcaagacaataacaccaaggatacatccaagttgtccaaaatctggttcagggataggtagtggaatgtccttaaatggccctttcagtccatcattaaaatcccattgcaaaccttatttgggatttcaaggaagcagtggcagcacagaaaccaaagaatgtcaatgagctggaagcttttgctcatgagaaatgcataaaaattctaatagagaggtgtccgaagcctgagaacacttacctgaaacatttatttgctgttattaagggtaaaggatgctccacaaatgattgactttgggggttgaatatttttcgAATGGGCatttataccacctgcaagaatttggggcctcatagacaactattacaaaagactgcacactgtcattgatgctaaagggggcaatacacagtatttagaactaatcatttcatttttttctttgttgccatgttttgttttatgattgtgccattctgttataacctacagttgaatatgaatcccataagaaataaagaaatgtgttttgcctgctcattcatgttttctttaaaaatggtacctatattaccaattctccaagggtatgcaaacttatatatatatattgatggcaagatgaatgcagcatgttatcagaaaatactggcagacagtttgcattcttctgcacgaaagctgcacatgggacgttCTTGGACTTGAATAAAACGATTTTTGTCATCTGATTTCACAGCActttgaattttaattttatcTTTGTTTTAAAAGACACCTCCTACATTATTTAGGTAGAGACAGATTGATTTCAATTAACAATTACTCATTATTATTGAGATAAACAAGTGGTCATAATCAGTGCTAGGTAGTACTGGATTACATGTAATGTGGATTATGTAACCAGgctacaaaaatcaagtacttgtaattggattaaattacatttgaaattactcataatcagactacaattacttttttataggttacatgattacatattaacagggcaacggcagtaaattggtaataatttattgatattttcatattcattgctgttgattttatggacattgatttttttcattttatgatcgtttttatgttgattttatggtcattaatgttcgtaatgcaggtattgttttatgcacttaaaatgaacttgatgtctcattgttttgaattataaactttggccatgcactgtcattgctgttagatttaatgtttatttcattcatgtaatgtttaaagcactttttaaaaatgtcataaggagctctttttgtgaggcaattttgttaataataaagaatggaatacattttcttcttaAAATGAATATCCAACTTAAattcatgtgacataaaataaaatagaattaggttgaaagtaatccataaataataaaaaaatattaggattagattaccccaaaatgtaatctatgagattacgttactaactgcattttttgtcatgtaatttgtaatcagtacctgattacgattcacaagtaatctgcccagcactggtCATAATTAGCTGCAAAGAACAGGCATTAGGAATTATCACACATTTTCTCTTTATTATGGTCAGATGTTTCTGGGCAAGAGAAGACAAAAAAAGAAGATATAAACAGACTTGAGCAGAACTTCTAAAGACACTGTTGGCTCGCCATttgcaataaattattatttgcaaatattttttgaaggatttggggaaaaaaatacatgACTGGCAGTAGACAATGGCTTCCACATTGTCTTGGTTCTCTTGGCATATACACCGAATGTTCTGCTCATTGGTGCTCCTAGTCATCAATGATGCAGTAATCACACAAAACCCTTCAACTGTAAGTGCATCAGTAAAGCCATCGGGATAATCGCATCCAACATTCACCCTCATGAGTTCTCAGGGGTTTTCTTAATGTTCTGGTCACTGTGGTGGCCTACTTATAGTAGCTGCTTCAGCTCtgttttttgtagaaaataaaaacctttttttcTCAAGGTTTGCTGAATGAAAGTTGTGAATTTAACTCCAGCCTTGAAACAATTGTCAGTATTATGGGCCCATTTGAGCTCTTGGTTTGAGCTGAATTCCTCAAGCCAAGACAAAAATGTACTGTAGGAGTTCCAACACCACAAAACCGCACAGATCAAATATGATCAAATATCTACAGGGGTTGTGGCAGAAGATCATGACCCAGTAGTTTGCAGGCCCCGTTTCTGCATGACATTCCAGAGTTTGTGGAGGTTGGACTGAGTGATGAGGTCATCTGGTTTGAGTTGCAGTGCACGGAGGTAGTTGCTCTCTGCCTCCTTCAGTTTCCCATTAAGGTGGAAGATAGCCCCAAGATTCATCAGAGCAGCTGGATGCTGAGTGAAAGTGAGAGTAAAGTAATATACAAGAGGAAAACCTTTAGGTCTCAACACACAAATTCCAACaacatttatgtatttgattATTCATTATTCGTTATTATAACTGAAATCTGTGAGAGGCAGTAATGATGCGGTCTCTGACATTGGCTGAACGGTAGCTGTTTTTCACACTGTAGTAGTTGATGGCCATGTCAGTGGCAGATGCCACTAAATCAGGCACTAGGGGCAGCCCTGAAGCAGTTAAATGATATCAACCACTTGACTTACAGAAAGATGCCATCAGCCATTTGGGTATAGAACTCTGCACCACTGAGAACTTTACATATTTGGAGAAACAGATAAAGTGAGCAGACACGAACTTCACAAAACTAGAAAAACTAACAAGAATCCATATTTTAGATTcttcaatgtttatttttacactgtaatTTCTGTTGTTTAGCATTATTGCATTACAGTAGTCTACAGTAATATTCTTGTGTTGCACTGACACCTAACAGCTTTGATGCAGCATCACGCAAAAGAAAACACTGTTATGGTTAGTTATTTTAACTTTATATTCAGCTGGACACACTGATATGACTAGTGTCTTCATCTCATTAGTGTACATCATTTGAATAATATGTCACCTGCTTCATCATTTTttgtcactttgacccagaaacacattttgagttttagtTCAAATCAAAAGGAAAGTCTCAGTCTGTTTTGACAACAGTTTGGAATCGCAACATAATAATGATATCATAAGAAAGctacaactttttttctttttacctaAGTGCATAGAACTAAAAAtttgtttctgggtcaaagtgaccgAAATGATAAAGCAggtgacatattttttttaaaataatgtacactCACAAGATGAAGACACTAGTCATTTCAGTCTGACCAGCTGAATATTTCTCACTTTATCTCAATAAATGAATCATGGATCATCTGAGTGTGAATAATGCACTTTTACAATGACAAcagtcactttttttatttttattttttttacaaaatacctTTCTAGTATTCCTACATCTTTccatttaaaagtttagcaattaaCACACAAAAAGTGTTgagaaaaatattaaacatttatgtATACTCAAGACACCTGCATAACGGCTCAACTAAGTTTTGTAttaaatatactaatatattatataaaaattgtaTCAAATACTAAATAGTTtgtactgtgatttttttttaataatatctgTGGCATAAAGTATTTATTCCACCTGCCCTCCACGAGTCTTGGGTTGACTTCCTCCACAGCATATGAAcatttaattttcatgcagttaaAGGAATATATAATGCTATCTGCACAGTGTAGGGTCACTTTACAACACCTAACAAGAGAGTTAAAGATGGTACTTACATCAGGTCTTAGGTCTGCTGCCTTCCCATAATACCTCTCAGCTGCCTCATTCAGACTAGCCTGCCTGtggacacacccacacacccacccacccacccacacacattaCTATAATCTATGtaaactattgatgataaaatgctgCAGAAACCCTACAAACCAACAGACCTCCTGCATTCAGTGATCAGAGGAAATAAAGTATGAAAACATGCTCTCTAAATCCAGcttttcctgaatgcggaagtgttccatgattcataACAGAAGCATGTTTTAGTTTTCCGGGCTTCAGTGTTTTCGCATCGGATTATGTTTttagtggataatgtgatgtttattatattaaatttgtaaaaatctgcaaataaataacatgtggctccatagtgccaATAACTTACAGTCACAATGActgtcttttgacagtgcctcacctgtcaAAGTTTAAGGAGAGGGTAGATTGAATGGCCCGaggttagttacattgatatcattgACTACTTCGAGTTGTTTTGACagtcaacaactgcacaagttgggCCTAAtctaatttttactccaactggCACTTAAAATGGTTGTCATTCTCCATCTTGATCACTCGTTTTTGTACTTTTTACATTGATTCTAAGGAAGaacggaaccagaaaacagtccagtagctatcagaatcatcatggtgccccccagtggttggtcaggaaaactgtggacaCAAACCACAAGAGCTCCCTTCAAGGGAACCAATGCAGCTCAAACTATTGAGGGTCACAGGTGAAGAGACACACATACCTGAGCATATGAGCAGCACTGAACACCACATCAAACTCTGAACTGTCCAGCTCTGCAGCTTTCTCTGCCATCATTGCAGCTTCTTCAAGGCGAAACTGTTCCAACAAAAACTGacctgagagagagaaacagagaggagGTCACCGAATGGAAAACAACGCAAACAGAGCAGGTCAGAACCCCACAGGTCAAACAGCCTAAGATCAGTCCAGATATACAAAACACGCATccaaaaacacagacacaaaggCAGAAAGAGTCTGAGTAGCGGATGAGTAAGGACATGAGGCACAGTGAACATCTGGTGCTACAGGACATCCTCAATTTACTGATAAATATCAGCAATGAAGACTGACGTGGTTTTACAAGAGGTGGGAAGGGGCTGTTAACACATACAAGGTTTCTTTGTAGAAAAGATTGTGAAGCCAGCATTCTGTATGTGTTGCTATGTACGGCACGTGCAGAACAGCATAATATCATACATTTCAGTATACTGTGCATTGTATGCAAATGAAAAGAATACCCCGACGACCTACTACATTATGGCTGTGTGTTTTCGGATCATTAATCACTGGATTTGTGCTTCTACTAAAAAGAAGTTGTGTCACAGGACAGTTCCTGTGCTTATTACTCTATTATGGATGCTTGTTTAGAAATGACAACAAGAAATAGCACAACAAGAAGAGAACAAGGTTAAGGAAACCTACCATAATGCATATAGCAGTTTCCTTTAGTAGGATCCAGCTCTATTGCCTTCAGGAAATAATGCTCTGCTTCAGACTTCTGTCCCTGTGGAGAAATCAAGAAATCATTACACCTGCACTGTTATTAACCCttaaagctctgaaggtgttttcaaAA includes:
- the LOC127434939 gene encoding protein O-mannosyl-transferase TMTC2-like, with amino-acid sequence MSGSKSSKSTAPSTITTTGGMEREDAGGVCGRVIDVVGTGGQKSEAEHYFLKAIELDPTKGNCYMHYGQFLLEQFRLEEAAMMAEKAAELDSSEFDVVFSAAHMLRQASLNEAAERYYGKAADLRPDHPAALMNLGAIFHLNGKLKEAESNYLRALQLKPDDLITQSNLHKLWNVMQKRGLQTTGS